The DNA sequence CATAGGAGGTAAAACATGATAAAAAAATTAGTAGCAATTACATTTGCATTAATGTTCCTTTTCCCAGTAGCGGCCCAGGCACAAATTCAAATGTTTGATGAACCGCCATTTGAGCACTATAAAGTATCTAGGGGAGATTCATTTTGGTTTATTGGACAAAGGTATAACGTTGATTATCGTGAGCTTATGAGACTTAATCCAGAAATTGATCCTTATAATATGCAAGTTGGCGAGGTAATACGATTAAAAGAATCAGCAGAGCACCATAGCCAATTTGAAGATCAAGTTGTGCAATTAGTCAATCGTGAAAGAACGAATAGAGGCTTACAGCCACTACAGCACAGAGCTGACCTAAAAAACGTTGCTCATAGAAAAGCCGAAGATATGATTAATTCAAATTACTTTTCACATAATAGCCCAAATTATGGGTCCCCTTTTGACATGATTAGGTCATTCGGGATTAATTATCAAGCAGCAGCAGAAAACATTGCAAAAGGCC is a window from the Evansella cellulosilytica DSM 2522 genome containing:
- a CDS encoding CAP domain-containing protein, with amino-acid sequence MIKKLVAITFALMFLFPVAAQAQIQMFDEPPFEHYKVSRGDSFWFIGQRYNVDYRELMRLNPEIDPYNMQVGEVIRLKESAEHHSQFEDQVVQLVNRERTNRGLQPLQHRADLKNVAHRKAEDMINSNYFSHNSPNYGSPFDMIRSFGINYQAAAENIAKGQTTPEQVMNSWMNSQGHRQNILNGQFDTIGVGFYRGAWVQLFIRAR